A portion of the Trachemys scripta elegans isolate TJP31775 chromosome 9, CAS_Tse_1.0, whole genome shotgun sequence genome contains these proteins:
- the LOC117882745 gene encoding protein FAM122A-like isoform X3, whose translation MNRHSLLIPSSPVRIPSSRLHQIKQEEGMDLMNRETVHEREVQTAMQISQSWEESLSLQCFSPSLQSLVSSSGLPPSPSPSPTRRFLNRRSQSPIHCIRPSVLGPMKRKGEMDTEDEPKRFFQGTTSMLSPEVSHLTDLGACLTSGTLDGNQSSAGSSCDSPAEVVTTRDSPASLSNSRSQFKPIDFSAKLPTN comes from the exons TTGATTCCATCATCTCCTGTACGTATTCCTAGCAGCCGCCTTCATCAAATCAAACAG gAAGAAGGAATGGATTTGATGAACAGAGAAACAGTACATGAACG GGAAGTGCAAACAGCAATGCAGATCAGCCAGTCCTGGGAGGAAAGCTTGAGTCTG cAATGTTTCTCACCGTCTTTGCAAAGTTTGGTGAGTAGCAGTGGATTACCTCCAAGCCCTAGCCCCAGTCCAACAAGACGATTCTTAAA CAGGAGAAGTCAGAGTCCTATTCACTGCATTCGCCCAAGTGTTCTTGGGCCAATGAAAAGAAAAG GTGAAATGGATACTGAAGATGAGCCAAAGAGATTTTTTCAAGGAACTACTAGCATGCTTTCTCCTGAAGTTTCACATCTGACAGACCTTGGTGCATG TCTGACTTCAGGTACTCTTGATGGCAATCAAAGCAGTGCTGGctcttcctgtgattcaccagcTGAAGTTGTCACCACCAGAGATTCTCCAGCCTCACTTTCCAATTCCAGATCTCAATTTAAGCCCATAGATTTTTCAGCTAAATTACCCACAAATTGA
- the LOC117882745 gene encoding protein FAM122A-like isoform X1: MNRHSLLIPSSPVRIPSSRLHQIKQEEGMDLMNRETVHEREVQTAMQISQSWEESLSLSDSDFEKSSSPKQIDFVPVSPAPSPTRGIGKQCFSPSLQSLVSSSGLPPSPSPSPTRRFLNRRSQSPIHCIRPSVLGPMKRKGEMDTEDEPKRFFQGTTSMLSPEVSHLTDLGACLTSGTLDGNQSSAGSSCDSPAEVVTTRDSPASLSNSRSQFKPIDFSAKLPTN, translated from the exons TTGATTCCATCATCTCCTGTACGTATTCCTAGCAGCCGCCTTCATCAAATCAAACAG gAAGAAGGAATGGATTTGATGAACAGAGAAACAGTACATGAACG GGAAGTGCAAACAGCAATGCAGATCAGCCAGTCCTGGGAGGAAAGCTTGAGTCTG AGTGACAGTGATTTTGAGAAATCATCCTCTCCCAAGCAAATAGActttgtcccagtttctccaGCTCCTTCACCCACCAGAGGAATAGGGAAG cAATGTTTCTCACCGTCTTTGCAAAGTTTGGTGAGTAGCAGTGGATTACCTCCAAGCCCTAGCCCCAGTCCAACAAGACGATTCTTAAA CAGGAGAAGTCAGAGTCCTATTCACTGCATTCGCCCAAGTGTTCTTGGGCCAATGAAAAGAAAAG GTGAAATGGATACTGAAGATGAGCCAAAGAGATTTTTTCAAGGAACTACTAGCATGCTTTCTCCTGAAGTTTCACATCTGACAGACCTTGGTGCATG TCTGACTTCAGGTACTCTTGATGGCAATCAAAGCAGTGCTGGctcttcctgtgattcaccagcTGAAGTTGTCACCACCAGAGATTCTCCAGCCTCACTTTCCAATTCCAGATCTCAATTTAAGCCCATAGATTTTTCAGCTAAATTACCCACAAATTGA
- the LOC117882745 gene encoding protein FAM122A-like isoform X2 — MNRHSLLIPSSPVRIPSSRLHQIKQEEGMDLMNRETVHEREVQTAMQISQSWEESLSLSDSDFEKSSSPKQIDFVPVSPAPSPTRGIGKQCFSPSLQSLVSSSGLPPSPSPSPTRRFLKRSQSPIHCIRPSVLGPMKRKGEMDTEDEPKRFFQGTTSMLSPEVSHLTDLGACLTSGTLDGNQSSAGSSCDSPAEVVTTRDSPASLSNSRSQFKPIDFSAKLPTN, encoded by the exons TTGATTCCATCATCTCCTGTACGTATTCCTAGCAGCCGCCTTCATCAAATCAAACAG gAAGAAGGAATGGATTTGATGAACAGAGAAACAGTACATGAACG GGAAGTGCAAACAGCAATGCAGATCAGCCAGTCCTGGGAGGAAAGCTTGAGTCTG AGTGACAGTGATTTTGAGAAATCATCCTCTCCCAAGCAAATAGActttgtcccagtttctccaGCTCCTTCACCCACCAGAGGAATAGGGAAG cAATGTTTCTCACCGTCTTTGCAAAGTTTGGTGAGTAGCAGTGGATTACCTCCAAGCCCTAGCCCCAGTCCAACAAGACGATTCTTAAA GAGAAGTCAGAGTCCTATTCACTGCATTCGCCCAAGTGTTCTTGGGCCAATGAAAAGAAAAG GTGAAATGGATACTGAAGATGAGCCAAAGAGATTTTTTCAAGGAACTACTAGCATGCTTTCTCCTGAAGTTTCACATCTGACAGACCTTGGTGCATG TCTGACTTCAGGTACTCTTGATGGCAATCAAAGCAGTGCTGGctcttcctgtgattcaccagcTGAAGTTGTCACCACCAGAGATTCTCCAGCCTCACTTTCCAATTCCAGATCTCAATTTAAGCCCATAGATTTTTCAGCTAAATTACCCACAAATTGA
- the MOSPD1 gene encoding motile sperm domain-containing protein 1 produces the protein MQQQKRQPELVEGNLPVFVFPTELIFYADDQSTHKQVLTLYNPYEFALKFKVLCTTPNKYVVVDAAGAVKPQCCVDIVIRHRDVRACHYGVIDKFRLQVSEQSQRKALGRKEVIATLLPSAKEQQQKEEEEKRIKEHLAESVFFEQTLCQPENRSASSGPSLLTVFLGIVCIGALMLPTLGEVESLVPLYLHLSVNQKLVAAYVLGLITMVILRT, from the exons ATGCAGCAACAAAAAAGACAGCCAGAGTTAGTGGAAGGAAATCTTCCTGTTTTTGTGTTTCCTACGGAGCTTATATTTTATGCAGATGACCAGTCAACACACAAACAGGTGTTGACTCTATATAACCCCTATGAGTTTGCCTTAAAATTCAAAG TTCTTTGTACAACTCCAAATAAATATGTTGTTGTCGATGCTGCAGGTGCAGTGAAGCCTCAGTGTTGTGTTGATAT tgTGATTCGTCACAGAGACGTTCGGGCTTGTCACTATGGCGTGATAGACAAATTCCGTCTCCAAGTGTCTGAACAAAGCCAGAGGAAAGCATTAGGGCGGAAAGAAGTCATTGCTACACTACTTCCATCTGCAAAAGAGCAACAGcaaaaggaagaagaggaaaaaagaataaaagaacacCTGGCTGAAAGTGTCTTTTTTGAGCAGACTTTGTGTCAACCAG aaaacagATCTGCCTCATCGGGACCTAGTTTACTAACAGTCTTCCTGGGAATAGTATGCATTGGAGCACTAATGCTACCGACACTGGGGGAAGTGGAATCCTTGGTGCCTCTCTACCTCCATTTAAGTGTGAATCAAAAGTTAGTAGCTGCTTATGTTTTAG GTCTCATCACCATGGTTATCTTGAGGACATGA